Genomic window (Thermotoga sp. SG1):
GCTCTTCCGCCGGCTTCTCCAGGAAGCCACACCTGAAGGATGGCGTTCACTCTGTCGACGATGTTCTTTAGTGAGTAGGGTCTTCCAGTGATAAGGACAAGGACGATGGGTTTTCCAGTCTTTGCAACTTCAAGAACGAGTTCTTCCTGGACACCTGGAAGTTTTAGGTTTGCCATATCTCTGGATTCACCCGTCGTGCAGTCGAGGGTGAGGCCGGATCTGTCTCCGACAACGACGATGGCAACGTCGGACCTTTTTGCAGCTTCTATTGCCTCTTTGAATCCGCTTTTGTCTTCTCCCGTCACTTCACAGCCCTTCGCATACTCGAACTCGATTCCCTCTTCTTTGAAGGCATCGAGAACGCTAGGAATACTCTTCATATGTTCTTCTATACTCTTTTTCAATCTCTCGTAGTTTTCCCTTGGAATCTGTGGGTTTCCAAAGACATCGTCTATGTTGTCAAGAAGGGCTCTTATGTGGGCAAGATACATGTAATCACCGAGGAGGTTTCTCACCTCACCTGCATTTGGTCCAATCAAAGCGACTTTTTTGTTCTTTTCAAGTGGGAGTATACCGTCGTTTTTGAGCAGGATGATAGATTTTCTTGCGATCTCGAGGGCAAGTTCTCTGTGGCTTTCTATCTTTGCTTTTTCCACGTCAACGTATGGATTTTCAAAAAGCCCAAGCATGAACTTGAGTCTCAACACCCTGGAAACGGCCTCATCGATCAACGATTCTGGTACGATTCCTTTTTCGACAAGATCCTTCAAATGTTGATAACAGTCTGTTTTTGGAAGCTCGACATCTATTCCCGCCTCAAGAGCAAGTTTTGCAGATTCTGCCTTGTCTTTCGCTATCCTGTGATACTCTCCGAGCATATTCACCGCGAAATAGTCAGAGACAACAATACCTTCGAATCCCCAGTCTTTTCTCAAGATATCAGTGAGCAGTTTTCTGTTTGCAGCACATGGCACACCGTCTATTTCACTGTAGGAGTTCATCACAGAGAGCACCCTTGCTTCTTTGACTGCTGCTTCGAACGGGAAGAGGAAGACCTCTCTGAACTCTCTCTCGGGAATGTTTGTCGGTGCCCAGTTCTTTCCACCTTCAGAGGCGCTGTACCCTGCGAAGTGTTTCACTGTGGCAACGACACCTTCTTTTATGTTTTCCCCCTGAAGTCCTCTTACATAAGAAACTCCCATCCTTGCAACAAGGTAAGGAGACTCTCCGAATGTTTCTTCCGTTCTTCCCCATCTCGGATCTCTTGCCACATCCAGAACGGGAGCAAGTCCTTGATGGGCTCCAATCTTTCTCATGTCCTCCCTGATCGCTGATGTCATCTTTTCTATGAGATCTGGATCCCAGGTACTCGCCATTGCTATTGCCTGTGGAAAGTTGGTTCCTCCAAGACCCATGTATCCGGTGAGGCATTCTTCGTGTATCATCGCCGGTATTCCAAGACGAGTTTCTTCCACAAGAAAGCGCTGTATCTCGTTTACGAGCTCTGCTGCTTCTTGTGGTTCAAGGTTTGTGGAACCTCCAGGTCGTGTGATCTGTCCAATGCCATGTTTTAAAAGTTCTTTTGCTTTCTCTTTTGCAAATTTTCCCCTCTCGTCGATCAACTCGTAGCCCCACACCGATCCAAGTTGGGCCACTTTCTCTTCAAGTGTCATCCTTGAGAGAAGATCTCTCACCCTCACCCCAATCGGTTGTGATGGATCTCTGTAGAGTTCCATACCTCTCCCTCCTCATTCACCATGTTTCCATATGGGTTTTGTGATTTCTTTCAGCCACAAATCTCTGATTACGGGATTGATTTGAACCCTGCTGTCTCCCCAGTATCCGTTTGCATAAGGTGGTCCCCACATGGGTTGAGAGTCCCAGTCGGCGTTTATATAGGCTACCACCTTTATCACGTCTGAATTTTCATACACAAATTCGAAGAAAGGTTTGAACCACTCGTTCCAGATCTCCTCAGGTGTCTTTTTCACTTTTTTCTCTCCAGCAGGACCGTCCAAAACAGGACTGATGTTTGCTCTTGTAAGTTCTGAAAGATTGTATCCCTGTGGAGATGCCTCTGCTATAATCACAGGTTTTTTGTGGAACCTTGCAAAAGCTACCACCTCTTCTGCTAGTTCCTTTTGAGAAGGTGCCTTTCGATATCTCTCGTTCGCAGGCAGAAACCAGGACAATCCCACAAAATCCACATAATCATCTCCGGGATACCAGAGTGAAATGTCCGGTTTTCGATAGTTTCTAAGAATCACGTTCAAAGGAGAAGAACACGACTGCCACACTGTGAAGAGAAGATCCTTTTTGTCTCCCAGGAAATCCCTGAGTTTTTCTGTTATATACCTGAAAGTGGCCTTGTACTTTTCTGGATCATAGTTGTTCCATATTCCATCGAATTCGTATCCGATTCTGAGATACACCAATCTGTTTGCTTCTTTGATGAACTCAGCAAGAATCTCTATCTGACGATCATACTTCCCTGAGATCACACCATCCAGCATGTTGACCATGTACAGTCCGATCACAAGAGCAGAGTTTGGAAACTCTTCCAGACACTTTTTCGCATTTATCAACCCGGCTCCCCAGTCAGCATCGTTATAAAGACCGTTGAGGGTTGCGATATCAGTGTACGTTGTCACCCCACCAGGTACTGGAAAGTATCCGGATCTCACGTATTCTCTGACTGAATCTAAATCCTGACCAATAACAAGAAGTATCTTTCCTTCTAAGTTCACAAAGATCAGCGCCAGCATTAGAAAGAGGAGTCTTTTCATGTTTTCACCTTATCTGTACAAGAAACACTTCACCTGGACACCATCGACTTCGAAATACGGAGGTGGTTCTTTTTTGCAGATATCCATCACCTTTGGACACCTTCCAGCGAACTTACAACCCTGTCTGAGGTACTCGGTCTGTTCTGTCTCAGACAGTTTTATTCTGATGTTCCATCTCTTCTTTGGATCTGGCTCAGGCACAGACTCTCTCAGAAGCTGGGTGTAAGGGTGCCTAGGTTCCATGAGGACCTTTTCTGCCGGTCCCAGCTCCACTATGTTTCCTCTGAACATAACGGCGATTCTGTCTGAGACATAGTACGCTGTTGTGAGATCGTGTGTGATGTACAGAACACTCACACCGTACTGTTCCTTGAGGTCCTTAAAGAGGTTCACGATGGACATTCTC
Coding sequences:
- a CDS encoding glycoside hydrolase family 3 N-terminal domain-containing protein, with product MELYRDPSQPIGVRVRDLLSRMTLEEKVAQLGSVWGYELIDERGKFAKEKAKELLKHGIGQITRPGGSTNLEPQEAAELVNEIQRFLVEETRLGIPAMIHEECLTGYMGLGGTNFPQAIAMASTWDPDLIEKMTSAIREDMRKIGAHQGLAPVLDVARDPRWGRTEETFGESPYLVARMGVSYVRGLQGENIKEGVVATVKHFAGYSASEGGKNWAPTNIPEREFREVFLFPFEAAVKEARVLSVMNSYSEIDGVPCAANRKLLTDILRKDWGFEGIVVSDYFAVNMLGEYHRIAKDKAESAKLALEAGIDVELPKTDCYQHLKDLVEKGIVPESLIDEAVSRVLRLKFMLGLFENPYVDVEKAKIESHRELALEIARKSIILLKNDGILPLEKNKKVALIGPNAGEVRNLLGDYMYLAHIRALLDNIDDVFGNPQIPRENYERLKKSIEEHMKSIPSVLDAFKEEGIEFEYAKGCEVTGEDKSGFKEAIEAAKRSDVAIVVVGDRSGLTLDCTTGESRDMANLKLPGVQEELVLEVAKTGKPIVLVLITGRPYSLKNIVDRVNAILQVWLPGEAGGRAIVDVIYGKVNPSGKLPISFPRSAGQIPVFHYVKPSGGRSHWHGDYVDESTKPLFPFGHGLSYTKFEYSNLRIEPKEVPPAGEVVIKVDVENVGDMDGDEVVQLYIGREFASVTRPVKELKGFKRVSLKAKEKKTVVFRLHMDVLSYYDRDMKLVVEPGEFKVMVGSSSEDIRLIGSFTVTSSKREVLGKRKFFTEVYEE
- a CDS encoding glycosyl hydrolase, with amino-acid sequence MKRLLFLMLALIFVNLEGKILLVIGQDLDSVREYVRSGYFPVPGGVTTYTDIATLNGLYNDADWGAGLINAKKCLEEFPNSALVIGLYMVNMLDGVISGKYDRQIEILAEFIKEANRLVYLRIGYEFDGIWNNYDPEKYKATFRYITEKLRDFLGDKKDLLFTVWQSCSSPLNVILRNYRKPDISLWYPGDDYVDFVGLSWFLPANERYRKAPSQKELAEEVVAFARFHKKPVIIAEASPQGYNLSELTRANISPVLDGPAGEKKVKKTPEEIWNEWFKPFFEFVYENSDVIKVVAYINADWDSQPMWGPPYANGYWGDSRVQINPVIRDLWLKEITKPIWKHGE